A window from Lampris incognitus isolate fLamInc1 chromosome 5, fLamInc1.hap2, whole genome shotgun sequence encodes these proteins:
- the LOC130113452 gene encoding uncharacterized protein LOC130113452: protein MQCKMCLPAVKYLSAFNNSTSNLQKHVLSQSEDAESDAESDRDSIDDEPTANYLDTFSILEQDNGLEYQLPTHQRCACHLLNLVAITDAEIAEKKMDTYKRLSRAAFGKCQAMWNNTGRSYMAAEVVEDHCRLQLIRPNQTRWNSTFMAVERIIRIIQEKGEEAIRNICEEFKLKTLTQAEIAFLTDYCSVMKPLVKALNILQSETNTHLGWLLPVICQLQAKLKRQETSSKMCLPLIKAIQDGVQKRFGEMMMDPELIAAAILLPKFKTTWTERPDVIETGLAYVRQHLDQMAEVEVEQVGQHSSDEDDFFSSIKSRRYRGVGRVPSLYPKRYGSAKLLSKFKKTLSETQHWPACFSCLRAAFQLCWITVHCKASKDELN, encoded by the exons cccagcagtgaagtacctgtctgctttcaacaactccacttcaaatctgcagaagcatgttttg agccagtctgaggatgcagaatcagatgctgagtcggacagagattcaattgatgatgagcccacagccaactacctggacacattcagcatcctggagcaagataatggcctggagtaccaacttcctacacaccaaaggtgtgcatgccatcttctcaacttagttgccataacagatgctgagatagcagaaaagaagatggacacatacaagagactatcacgtgcagcctttgggaaatgtcaagccatgtggaacaatacaggtcgttcatacatggcagcagaagttgtggaagatcattgccgactccagctcatccgaccaaatcaaacgcggtggaattcaacattcatggctgtggagagaatcatacggatcatacaagagaaaggggaggaggcaatcaggaatatttgtgaagaattcaaattgaaaac gctgactcaagcagaaattgctttcctgactgattactgctcggtgatgaaacctctggtaaaggccttgaacatacttcagtcagagaccaacacacacttagggtggcttcttccagtgatatgtcagctacaagcaaaactcaaaaggcaggagacctcatccaagatgtgtctaccactcatcaaagccattcaggatggtgtccaaaagcgttttggtgagatgatgatggacccagaactgattgcggcagcaatacttctaccgaagttcaagaccacctggacagagaggcctgatgtcatagaaacag gtctggcttatgtcagacaacaccttgaccagatggcagaggtagaagtggagcaagttggacaacattcctcagatgaagatgatttcttctcctcaataaagtccagaaggtacaggggagttggaagggtacctagcctgtatcccaaacgatatggatctgctaaactcctttccaaatttaaaaaaactctctctgaaactcaacactggcctgcctgcttcagctgcctgcgagcggcttttcagttgtgctggattactgttcactgcaaagcgagcaaggatgagctcaactaa